One region of Helicoverpa zea isolate HzStark_Cry1AcR chromosome 24, ilHelZeax1.1, whole genome shotgun sequence genomic DNA includes:
- the LOC124642241 gene encoding cilia- and flagella-associated protein 298-A, giving the protein MVLFLVKRGDENQFLYETDVDKDVDEVVKDITAIFNGRLKVTRICYEIDELQKHGTFLPPEMQGLTEEQIKELKLEDPWAKRCAPPGHVFVKDDMGRRCGLAPPPNMQEIIKKAAEDAKEMISKKHVDLRKCLTQKDVARALDELRGATKIVFPGGLPPHDPVRMELDNVEDLSGTQAANEVIDPSRACLWACGKKFLSGNKLRDHLGKNNKTKVTVKLCSTSEGAPGREPIMSEEERKQLTLHAYRKQEEWKKLEQDEDDHYLDSKWADGHSMKRQFHGLDNISWKPTFKK; this is encoded by the exons ATGGTGTTATTCCTTGTAAAAAGGGGTGATGAAAATCAGTTTCTTTACGAAACAGATGTTGATAAAGATGTGGATGAAGTGGTGAAGGATATAACGGCTATATTTAATGGGAGGCTAAAGGTGACGAGGATTTGCTATGAGATCGATGAGCTGCAGAAGCATGGGACCTTTTTGCCGCCTGAGATGCAGGGATTGACTGAAGAACAG ATCAAAGAGTTGAAGCTAGAAGACCCCTGGGCTAAGCGCTGTGCTCCACCAGGTCACGTGTTTGTGAAGGATGACATGGGCCGTCGCTGTGGTCTGGCACCTCCTCCTAATATGCAGGAGATTATCAAGAAAGCTGCCGAAGATGCTAAAGAGATGATTAGTAAGAAACAT GTGGATCTCCGCAAATGCTTAACCCAGAAAGACGTAGCGAGAGCCTTAGACGAGCTCCGAGGAGCTACCAAGATCGTCTTCCCTGGAGGTCTGCCTCCTCATGACCCAGTCCGCATGGAACTGGACAATGTGGAGGATCTGTCTGGAACTCAGGCTGCTAATGAAGTGATAGACCCTTCTAGAGCCTGTTTGTGGGCTTGTGGGAAGAAGTTCTTGAGTGGGAACAAGTTGAGAGATCATTTGG GTAAAAATAACAAGACAAAAGTCACGGTCAAGCTTTGCTCCACCTCCGAAGGCGCACCAGGTAGAGAGCCAATAATGTCTGAAGAAGAACGAAAGCAATTGACTCTCCACGCTTACAGGAAGCAGGAGGAATGGAAGAAACTGGAACAGGATGAAGATGACCACTACCTGGACTCCAAGTGGGCTGATGGACATAGTATGAAGAGGCAGTTCCATGGCTTGGATAATATTTCCTGGAAGCCCACTTTTAAgaagtaa